Part of the Sarcophilus harrisii chromosome X, mSarHar1.11, whole genome shotgun sequence genome is shown below.
CCCGCTCACGCCCCGCCCATAGGAGGCCCCGCCCCCCGGCCAGAGGCCCCGCCCTTACTTCAGCTGCGGGGCCGCGGCCGGCGCGTCCTGACTCGGCTTCTGGGCGAGCTGGGGTTTGGGCTGCCCGGGCCCGGCGGGGGAGCGGCCCTGGCCCTGGCCCTGGGTGCTGGGCCGCGGCTGCTGTGTGGTAGGTGGCCCGGAGACCGGGCCGGGGCGGCCGGCCTGGGGGCCCGCCTGGCTCAGCTGCCGGGTGGGGCCCGCGGGCGGCCCGGGCGGCGCTCGCTGCGGAGCCCTCTGCGGGCCCCCGGCTGCCTGGCCCCGAGCGGGTCCGGCCTGGCGCGGCTGCGGCTGCGGGGACTGGCTACCCTGGCGCGGGCCCTGGGTGGCCGCGGCAGGTTGCGGCGGCTGCGGAGGTTGCGGGGGCGGCTGCGGCTGCGGCGACTGCGCTGGCTGCGGGGCGCGCGCCTGCGGGGCGGCCCCCGAACCCGCCGGACGCGGCTGGCGGCCGGAGCCCGACGGTGCCTGCCCGCTGGGGCTGGGGAGGCGCGGCTGCGCCGCCACGGCCGCCTGAGGGCCCAGGCCCTGGAGCGGCTGGCCCTGAGGCGGGGGGCGCTGCTGGGAAGGAGGGCCGTGGCGCTGAGGTCCGGGCCCGGGCTGCTGGGGGCCCCCTGCGAGGGGAAACACACGCACATGCGCTTTACCCGGAGCTACCCAAACCCgaccctcctctcttcccctcctcccgtcattcctcccctctctcccaggAGAAAGCCCCTCACACTGAGCCTCTCCAGCCTCGGATGGTCACCCAGCACCTCCAAGGGAAACCCTTCCCCTTGATGAAAGCCCGCCACCCTCCGGGAAGGCCCTCGCTTTACTTACCCTGGGGCGGGGGGCGCTGCTGAGCTGGAGGTCCCGCCTGGCGACCCCCAGCCTGTGCCCCTGGGGATGGAGCCTGCAGAGAAAGCGGGAGGGGTGTGGTCCTCAAACCCTGTgtccagaacacacacacacacacacacactctcacactcacactcatgcACACACAAGCCACTAccgctccccctccccctccccctcccccctcggCCAAAGAGCCATTCGGGGCTGACCTGAGAGTGCGCTCCACGGCCAGGAGAAGCCTCCCGGGGCCTAGGCAGGGCCAAGCCCATCTTGTTAACCACGAGCTCCACGATCAGCTGCTTGTCCTCATCCTGATGATCCCCGATGAGTGGCATGGAGGAGCCCAccacctgggggggggggagggaaaggctCAGAATGGGGGGAGAACAAGGAGATATGCCCAGTTCATGGGGGGAGAAGTGGGGGGAAAGCTGACCTCGATGATGTGGTCTCGCCCATCCTTGCCATGCAAGGCCTCCACTGCGCAGATGTCCAGGCCCCCAAAGATCTCGGAGCACGTGTCCACCCACAGCTTGTACCTGTGAACAAAGGCCGGAGGTGTCCCAAAAGCACACAGCGGGCCACTTGTAGAATACCTTAAGGGGGAGGGGCTGGCATCACTGGGGGACAGCTCCCAGGTTAGAGCCTGGCCTGCCATCTGGTCTAACTTTGCTCCTTTGCCTTCTCCCTCCTCACCCCAGGCACTGCCCAAGCAGATGCAGTATCTTCCCCACAGTCTGGGTTCCCCACATTTGAAGGGCTGGCACATCTCCCTGCGGGGCTTCTGCAGTCTCAGGGTCCCGGGTTCTAAGCATGGTTTTTCTGTGGGCCTGGTGTACTAATGGGTTGCTCCTCCCCAGGCCCCTTTCCCAGCCTGGCAGATCTCCCCTCACTGGCCCCACCTGTCAGACATGGCAATTTGCTCCAGCATGGCCGAGCCCGTGTTGGTTTTCCAGTTCCCAGACACCGAGGTCCTCCTGGGAGGAGAGCAAAGAAACAATTCAGGGCAGGCTGTGTTAAGCTGGTTTGGGGGAGGGCAGGGGCTCACTAGTACCCCAAAGCGGTAATGAGACCAACCTGGGATGAGGACCCCAATATGGAAGGCCAGCTCACCACGTgacaccgccccccccccccatccaagTAGGCTATATGGGAAGAGACAAGCTGCAATGGGCCCCAGCCAGTGCCTCAGGCTCACATGTAGGCCTTGTAGCTGTGGCCAATCTTCTGCACCCGGACATCATACTTGGCGTCGATGAAGGGCTCTGCGGTGGCGTAGGTCTTGGTCAGCGCCACCACACTGGCGATGTCCTGGAAGTCATACTGGTTCTCTACTTTCACCTGCGGGCCAAGGTTGGGAGACCAGGGTCAAGGCCTGTTGGAGCTGGGCCCCGTGGGCAGAAAAGTACGCAAGAGAACTCAGAAAGCTCTTGCCCAAGCCCAGCCAGACTCGTTCCGGAATACCCTTTGGTGGGATGTCCCCAGAACCCGACGGTCTCCCTCAGAGACCTCTGGGAAGAGGGAAAGCACGGCCTCAAGGCATCCCGGTGAAACCTGGGCCACTGCTGGGCTTATCTGGGCAGAGGCTTCGGGGACCCGCCAGGCCTCGGTGATAGAGCGGGAAGGAGACTCACCTTGCCCATTCCTGAATGAGCATGGCCCATCTTCACCACTACGGGGTACCTGGCTGTGGTGAGCTGGCAGAAAGGGACAATGGTCCGATTAGTCTCGTCCTGCTCTGctcttgctttccttccttctcagccctcccccctgccccccaGTTATCACccaactcctcccccccccaagtaATGAATTCGGTTCTGCAACTTGACGCATTTGCGATCTTGAGCAAATTTGCCCAGAGCTTCCAGCTTCCGCATCTGCACAATGAGGGGGCGGGTCTGCTGGGCTCACTCGGTTCCAGGTCATCGATGATCCGGCTCTGCCCTTGGCTCCCATCCTCCCTCTGTACTCGACGTGCTGATTCTCCCCCGACGGACCAGAACTGGGCCCTTGGGGGAGGGTCAGCCCCCAGGGGAGGCGGCCAGTCCCAATGagtttgggggaggaggaagaacagaGGTGCCAGAAACCACGGGCCCGGCCACCTTGGCTGGACAAGTGAGGAGAGCCAGAGTTTGCTCGTAAGagcacttgcccaaggtcacatccACTAAATGGCTCAGATGGCGCTCCAGCCCAGATTGGCTAATAGCTGCCCGGGGATCCTCCCTCTGGCTCCCACCCACACCCAAGCTTTTCCAGCTAGCGGGTGGGGGAGGCTGCCGACTGATGAGTAGCAACTTCCAGAAAAGAGAAAGTTGGTTTTCCCACAGAGGAAGCCGGTAAGTGAGTGAGGAGTGACTGCCACCGCAGCTCTGACCTGACCCAGGCTCAGCCACAAAGAAAAATGCCCGAAGGCTCAGCTCGGCCCCACCCAGCAGCTGAAACAACAGCCAAGGATGGCCGCCGGGCCAGGGCCGGCTGACACGCAGAAGCGCACTCACTTACACGCCGGCACGCACACACACCAGCACGCACACACACCGGCACGCACATCCTCGAGTGCCCAGAAGAGCAAACGGCCCTCCTGCCTTCCCATCAGAACTGGGCTGATGGGAAAAGGAGGAGGCTGCTGCCGAACCACTCCCGGGAAGTGCTGGGTGAAGAAGAGCTTTCAGGCCCCGTTAGGGGCGGCCACACCCCAAGAAAGTCCCCTCTTTTGCCCCACTTGTCTCACTTGAACACGTTTCCCTTTCAGGGTCGCGTCCTGGCTCGGCCACTGGGGGTGTGACCTCGGGGGACCGCCATCCGTGGCGGGAGGCAGGGGAAGCGGACTGTGCACGGTCACAGACCAGCTCGTTCaccctctctttcctcatctgtcaccGCATCGATGCCAAGGTCGTGTTCCCTTTAAGCCTCTATTACGCAGGTTGCACTGGCACATTCGGAGGTTCTGGCCTATGAAGGCTCCGCCAAAGGGCCCTCTGGGATCCTCTGATCCACGGCCTTCGTTTTCCTCTTAGGGGTCGAGCTTGGCCCCCCTCTGTGTCCCCATCATTTAGGGCCCGGCTCCCAAGAAACGGGTAATGTGTGCCGAGGGCTCAGGCCcctcagaggcaggattcaaaccccaCTGCCTCCTGTTCCCAGTGTGACTTGGAGGCCCGTTTGTTCAAAAAACCATAGGCTCGATTTGGTCTACTTTCaccttacagaggaggaaactgaggaacatgAGAAGCAACGCCTCGTCTGAGGTCTTTTGTTCAGGGTCCCAGGCTGGGGAGGAAGCCAGTGGTCCTGACTGAAGGCAGAGTTCCCTTGGAGTTTGAGCTCTTTCTTTCCCAGCGCCAAGTGTACCCCCTGGGTACAGCCCAGCAGCCCCAGCTCCCTGCAGCAGAAGAGCCTCCCGGGAGCGGGGAGCCGGGACTCTGCAATCCCTTCTCTGACGAGAGCTTGATTTAGCCTCTGCCCGTGGCATGCCCCGATGAGAAGAGGCACTAAGACAACAAAAGGGGAGCACGGGGGACCCAGCTCTGAAAAACTATTGGACTGGAAGgcagaggacccgagttcaaatgcggTTCTGTTACTTACTAgttctttccttgtttctctgggtttcctcagtttccttatttttaaactGAGGATACTGGACCGGACAGATGCCCCCCAAGCTCTAAATCCAAGATCCCGTGAAACAGCAATGGGAGGACAGGTACAGGGAGGTGAAAAGAGAGGAAGCACAAGGAGATGAGAAGAGGGAGCACAGAAATAAGGGAAGAAGTGAAAGGAAAGGCAATAAACGTGCAGAGAAGGGACACGAGTGAGAAACCCTagtgaggggggagggaaagggaggagaggagatgaaagaagggagggaggggaagagaggaaagaacagatgaaatgaaagaagggagggaggggaagagaggaaaggacaggagatgaaagaagggagggaggggaagagaggaaaggacaggagatgaaagaagggaggaaggggaagagagaaaaggacaggagatgaaagaagggagggaggggaagagaggaaaggacaggagatgaaagaagaggggaggagaggaggcagGGTGAGACCAAGGACACTGGCCTCGGGAAACACAAAGGGGGGGGTGAGATCTGGAAGTTGGGAAGTTGTTCCCAACACTGCGTCAATGTGATGCAACTTGCTGGCTGACTGGAaactcccttcccctttcctctcttctacaGCCTGATGTCTGAGTCCCAAGATGTTCCTGGAGAGTCAGAGGGTCTGACTTGGAATCCCAGCTTTGGGACCACCCATTGTCCCGCAACAATCCTTTGAGCCGGAGggtttgacagataaggaaactgaggctcaggaaggcCAATGACTTAACTGCAGTCATACGGCTAATAAGTAAGCATGAGATGGGATCGAGCCCAGATTTCCTCAATGCCTGGAGAACGCTCACCTTCcagggacctcagtttcctcttgtgtcaaatgaaggggttggaccaAACGATCTCTAAATCCAGGACCTACAGTCATTCTGGGCACGATCACTACTTTTGACTACATTCTCATGATGCTCTAGGGTTTGTGCTCATCACTGAGAGGGGAAGAaactggaggggggggggggaagggtagTCCAAGGTGTGTGTGACAGAAACGGGgtctgaacccaggtcttcaaGCTCCAAATCCAGCGTTCATGGCACGACGCCAAGCTTTTCCTCGCACGGGGCTGGGGACTGGCCAGACAGGGCTACACCCTACCCTGAAACTTGGGTCTCTTGACAGCAGGAAACCCCCCACCCCAGTCTCTGAGGATTGCAGCCCCTCCTGCCTCTGCCTGGGCAGGAACCCTCAAGGTTCCAGGCCAGGCTCCCAGTGTCCCCTGCCCTGTGGAGGAAGGGCCCTCACTCGAGACTTGCCCGGCCTAGTCCTGGTCTCTagatacaataataaaaacaagaatcaGAATAATAACTCAAAGGAGATAGTTTGCAAAGCACCTCACACGGTGCCCTGCGGATGTCGGGCCCCACTGCGCGCTGCTTCCTGACCTGCCCTCCGCCCAGAAAGACCGACTTAGTGCCAGCATGTCAGCAAAGTGCCTTGGCTGGCTTTGGGGGCTGTTCTCCAGCTACTCCAGCCTGGGGTCTGCCCTCTGCAAAAGGTCAAGTTCAAGGGGGTAGTTCACACAGAACCAGAATGGGCCACTTGGCCATCTTCCTCAAAGTGGGGGTGGAGGGATGTCAACACCCTATATTGGGAGCCACCTGTCAAGGCCTTGACCATGGATGGGCTCCCAGGCGGGGCAGGTTCTCGCTCtgagtctctctgtgtgtgtgtttctctgtgtctgtttctctctcacacTGTGGCCATCTCTCCAcctgtcttccttcctcctctctctctctgttttgctcttgtctctctgtctctgtcatctttcttttctgtctctcttttgtttctctgtctgtctggctCTGTGTCTGGCCCTTCCCTCTTGTTGGGCCATTCTGGTTCTGCCTTTATTTGGCCCTTCCTTCCCCTTGTTTCTTCTTGTTTTgttcttcccttcccttgccttccccgttttgtttttttctttttttctttcttctttttcttcttcttcttctttcttcttcttcttcttcttctctctctctcctccacccttcccttccctctgcctcctccCAGGACTCCTCCAAGGCAGGTAGCCACCTCTTTCCGAAGGCCTTCCCTGAGTCTGGCCCCTCACTAGCAGGATCTCCCCGGGAGCAGGCCCAGTTCTGGTTTGACTTGGTGCACAGCAGGCCCTCCCTAAACACCCCTCCTGGTCCCATCCTCTGCAGGCATTTGTCCAGAGACCCTGGATAGTCTCAGGGGAGAAACACCTCGTGGGATGGGCGAGCGCCCCGCCCCTTGCTCTCCTAAATCAGTGACTCTGACCCCGTCCACAAGCAATCAAGATGAGGGCCACCATTGACTATGGCTGTGaggatggagggggggggggggcagtccCACGGTGTGCCAAGCTCCCAGACTCCTCCGAGCCCTTCCTTATCTGTGCATTGGAGGGAATAACACATggagcccctcccccccaggatAGACTGTTCCTGAGATCAAAAGAGACCAGCCTATAAGTGGGCAAACTCCCGGCCCATCCAATACAAACATCCCCGGCTGAGGCTTTTGGATCGTCCTCTACCATGGAGAACCATTTGCCAAAGTGGATCCTGCTAGTACAGAATCAGGgccgggggggcccccccccccccaaaaggccCCCCTTTTTGGGGCCCCTtggggggggccccccgggggggtttcccccttttcccccccttgGGTTGGGGAAaaggggcccccccccccccccccttttccccccggggcccaaacccaaaaacccccaaaaaagggggccccttttttttccccccccccccggggttttcccccctttttcccccccggggcccccaaccccgggggggcccccctttttggggttttggggggcCCCAAAGGGGGTTTTTCCCGCCCCAAAAAGGGGGGCCCCCCCCTTTTGGCCTTCCCCCCGGCCCCCCGGGGCCCCGGGGGGTTTTCCCCGTGGGGCCAAGGGAACCCGGGGCCCctgggggccccgggggggggggggggggggcccggcccCCCCAAaggggcccccccgggggggaAAGGGGCCCCCCTTTTTTAAGGGGCCCGGGGGGGAAACCCCCGGGGGGcaaacttggggggggggggaatggggaaaagggggttttaaaatttttttcccggTTTTTGGTTTGggggccccccccttttttttgggccccaaaatttttccttttcccccccttttttttcccaagggGGCAGGGGTTTTTGGCCCGGGGCCCCCCCCCTTtcccaaaaggggggggggggttttgggggggttaaaccccccccaaaaaaaaaaagggggccgGCCCGGGaaaaggggggggtgggggaaaaaaaaagggggggggggggaaaaaggggaagggggccggggaaaaaaaaagggggggaaaaaaaggggaaaggggttaaaaagggggaaaccggggagggggggaaaaggggggaaaaagggggaaagggggaaaaggggaaaaaaggggaaagggttttttgggggggaaaaggaggaacagGGGGGGAGgcccaaaaaaacccaataaggggggggggggggggggaaaaaaggggaaaggaggggaggaagggaggggggggaaaaagggggggggaaggaaaaaggggggaaaaattttggggttgggtggggaaaagggggggggggggggaaaaacaaGGGGGacggggggggaggggaaaggggggggaggggttgggggggggggggggggaaagggggggggggggaaaagggggaagggggggaaagggggaaaaaattttggggggaaagggtttgggaaaactccaaaaggggccccccccccagggcccgggggggggggggcccgggggggggggggggggggggttaggggGCCCCCAAACCCCAGGGGGgccggggccccggggggggggctTCCCCCcgggggcaggggggggggggggggggggcccgggggggggggggggggccccaaaccccccccccctttggggggcccccccccccccccccccccccccccccggggggggcccgcccccccttcccccccccccccccccctttggggCCCCGGCCgggcccttcccctccccccccttttaaaaattgggGGTCCCCCCGGGCCCCGGCCCCCCCCTCCCACCCGGCCCCGGggcccttggggggggggggggggaccccCCGGGGTTTTCCCCCGGgggccccgggccccccccccgggggcccccgggggaacccgccccccccccgggggtttcccccggggccccccccccccccccccccccttggggCCCTTTGGGGCCCCCggggaaaccccccccccccccaaaattccGGGCCCCCCGGGGGGTTTCCCCCCGGGCCCGGAGGGGGGCCCCCCCGGGGCCcgggcgcccccccccccccttccccggga
Proteins encoded:
- the SYN1 gene encoding LOW QUALITY PROTEIN: synapsin-1 (The sequence of the model RefSeq protein was modified relative to this genomic sequence to represent the inferred CDS: substituted 1 base at 1 genomic stop codon) is translated as MNYLRRRLSDSNFMANLPNGYMTDLQRPQPPPPPPGGPAPPSAGSGSVSPAERPLPAAAPSPGPGPSPGPGPGPGPGSGSGLGGGGAGGFFSSLSNAVKQTTAAAAATFSEQVGGVAGGSGGSSRGSKTLLVIDEGPTDWAKYFKGKKIHGEIDIKVEQAEFSHLNLVAHANGSFSVDMEVIRNGVKVVRSLKPDFVLIRQHAFSMARNGDYRSLVIGLQYAGIPSVNSLHSWTTXTKPWVFAQMVRLHKKLGAEEFPLIDQTYYPNHKEMLTTARYPVVVKMGHAHSGMGKVKVENQYDFQDIASVVALTKTYATAEPFIDAKYDVRVQKIGHSYKAYMRTSVSGNWKTNTGSAMLEQIAMSDRYKLWVDTCSEIFGGLDICAVEALHGKDGRDHIIEVVGSSMPLIGDHQDEDKQLIVELVVNKMGLALPRPREASPGRGAHSQAPSPGAQAGGRQAGPPAQQRPPPQGGPQQPGPGPQRHGPPSQQRPPPQGQPLQGLGPQAAVAAQPRLPSPSGQAPSGSGRQPRPAGSGAAPQARAPQPAQSPQPQPPPQPPQPPQPAAATQGPRQGSQSPQPQPRQAGPARGQAAGGPQRAPQRAPPGPPAGPTRQLSQAGPQAGRPGPVSGPPTTQQPRPSTQGQGQGRSPAGPGQPKPQLAQKPSQDAPAAAPQLNKSQSLTNTFNLPDPAQAPPRPSLSQDEVKAETIRSLRKSFASLFSD